One genomic segment of Paenibacillus sp. FSL H8-0332 includes these proteins:
- a CDS encoding transcriptional regulator, with protein sequence MNHLERITQAMELPEDHFYSLYVDECFYFSSPNWRRLRPFLVRSAELGRLDCVEQVVQNLLENLVYAPMLFEVAEGLFQEGLWQAAELLYKNVSVSEKYQNSERLGLCQYRLFRIAIGDDQARNLQAAYLFEGYLDRLDEADQLDGLKHLGHVYGSLNRWHKVDELAKKMLQLATIRYNLQRQSNRRESNERNPEKPLYFYILYARLLCSNVCEQIGDYPSALDWVSLYMDGSWIQEDNEEVKRIVAQFQEWGTANRMLYRVMAGQYEALSEYVEYISHRPDEIFIGLYNIILSANRYDWNVDYILERFSSYIPYRTYATAFGDYNRQLMLDQHTQFLAELAAYYLHDNRKEGIRFILQSLESSVRINNKSNVIKCVDLFGQHRNQADEEENQQYKVRIGAYL encoded by the coding sequence ATGAACCATCTGGAGCGAATCACCCAGGCGATGGAGCTGCCGGAGGATCATTTCTACAGCTTATACGTGGATGAATGTTTCTATTTCTCGTCGCCTAACTGGCGGCGTCTGCGGCCTTTTCTTGTGCGCTCAGCTGAGCTGGGCCGTCTGGACTGCGTTGAACAGGTGGTTCAGAATCTGCTGGAGAATCTGGTCTATGCCCCCATGCTGTTCGAAGTGGCTGAAGGCCTGTTTCAAGAGGGGCTGTGGCAAGCTGCTGAATTGCTGTATAAGAATGTGAGTGTCAGTGAGAAGTATCAGAATTCCGAGCGACTCGGGTTATGCCAATACCGTTTGTTCCGTATCGCCATTGGTGATGACCAGGCGCGGAATTTACAGGCTGCGTATCTCTTCGAAGGTTACCTGGACCGGCTGGATGAAGCGGATCAATTGGATGGATTGAAGCACTTGGGTCATGTCTATGGTTCATTGAATCGGTGGCATAAGGTGGATGAACTGGCGAAGAAGATGCTGCAATTAGCAACTATTCGTTATAATCTCCAGCGTCAGTCAAACCGTAGAGAGAGTAACGAGAGAAATCCTGAGAAACCCCTGTACTTCTATATCCTGTACGCACGGCTTCTTTGTTCAAATGTATGTGAGCAAATAGGAGACTACCCATCGGCATTAGATTGGGTATCCCTCTATATGGATGGAAGCTGGATACAGGAAGACAATGAAGAAGTGAAGCGGATTGTAGCTCAGTTCCAGGAATGGGGTACGGCTAACAGAATGCTCTATCGGGTGATGGCAGGACAATATGAGGCTCTCTCTGAATATGTCGAATATATCTCCCACCGACCAGATGAGATATTTATAGGGTTATACAATATTATCTTGTCGGCTAACCGCTATGACTGGAATGTCGATTATATTCTGGAGCGATTTTCTTCCTATATTCCTTACCGGACGTATGCTACAGCATTTGGCGATTATAATCGGCAGCTTATGTTGGACCAGCACACTCAATTCCTTGCTGAATTAGCAGCCTACTATTTACATGACAATCGCAAAGAGGGAATTAGATTTATCCTGCAAAGTTTAGAATCGTCTGTTAGAATCAATAACAAGAGCAATGTAATCAAATGTGTCGATCTGTTTGGGCAGCATCGGAATCAAGCAGATGAAGAAGAGAATCAACAATACAAAGTTCGAATTGGAGCATACCTATAA